GGAACGACAGACCGAAGAAGAGCAGTCCGACGAGCGGGAAGGACTCGACTGTCCCGAGTGTGGCGGGAACCTGATCAGCGACACGGAGCACGGCGAGACGGTGTGCGCCGACTGCGGTCTCGTCGTCGAGGAGGACAGCATCGACCGCGGCCCCGAGTGGCGCGCCTTCGATTCCCGGGAGAAGGACAAGAAGTCGCGCGTCGGCGCGCCGACGACCAACATGATGCACGACAAGGGCCTGTCGACCAACATCGACTGGCGCGATAAGGACGCCTACGGCAACTCGCTCGGATCGCGCCAGCGCGCGAAGATGCAGCGCCTCCGGAAGTGGAACGAGCGCTTCCGCACGCGCGACTCCAAAGAGCGCAACCTCAAGCAGGCGCTCGGCGAGATCGATCGGATGGCCAGCGCCCTCGGCCTCCCCGAGAACGTCCGTCAGATGGCGAGCGTGATCTACCGCCGCGCGCTCGACGAGAACCTCCTGCCCGGTCGATCCATCGAGGGCGTCGCCACCAGCGCCGTCTACGCCGCCGCGCGCCAGGCGGGCGTCCCGCGGAGCCTCGACGAGATCGCGGACGTCTCGCGCGTCGAGAAGAGCGAGATCGCCCGCACCTACCGCTACGTGGTGCGGGAACTCGGCCTCGAGGTGAAGCCCGCCGACCCCGAGAGCTACGTCCCCCGTTTCGCCAGCGCCCTCGGCCTCTCCGACGAGGCGGAGAACCGTGCGCGCCGCCTCCTCCGCAACGCGAAGGAGCAGGGCGTCCACTCCGGGAAGTCCCCGGTGGGACTCGCCGCGGCCGCCGTCTACGCCGCCGCCCTGCTGACCAACGAGAAGACGACCCAGGCCGCGGTGAGCGAGGTCGCGGACATCTCCGAGGTCACCATCCGCAACCGGTACCACGAACTGCTCGAAGCCGAGCAGGACATCCCGGTGTAGGTCGGTTTTCACGTTTATCACCTCCCGCGTCGAGCGTCCGCCATGGCCTTCGGTCCCCGCTACGACCTCGCACAGGGCGTCCTCCTCCTCGTGGCCGTGAGCCTCCTTCTCGCCGGTTTCGGCGTCCCTTCGGGGCCGAGTCTCCTCACCCTCTCGTTCGTCGCCCTCGCGCTCGCCGGACTCCTCGCGCTCGCGGCGAGTCGGCGACCCGCGATCGAGGTCGCCGGTCGGCGCGTCGACTACCTCACCCTTCGGGGCACCTCGGGCTGTCTCGTCGGAACGGCGCTCGTCCTCTCCGGCGTGACCCTCTCGCTCGACGGCGACCCGTTCGGACTCCTCGTCGTCGTCAGCGGCCTGTTCGTCGTCGGTACCGGCATCGGCGTGCTACTCCGCCGTCCGACGTTCGTCCCCGAACTGCGAACCGCGTGACCACGGTCGCTCCTCACGTCGCTCCCTGACCGCGTTCGCTGGCGCTCACGCGACCACGGTCGCTCACTCCGTTCGATCCCTGATCACCCTCGCTTCGTCTGCGGGCGACCCGAACGTCGCCCGCACGGCCCGCGAGACGGCATCGTCGTCTCGCGCTGCTCGCGTGACCACGGTCGCTCCCGCTGGTCGCGCGAGCGGAGCAATAAAATTCAGGTATTTCACACGAGTTGGATTCTGGCAGTGAGCAGTGCAGGGCTCGAAAGCCCCCGGTCGCTCGACTCCCGGGGCTCGCTGCGGTCCTCGGGCTTCGCCCTGCGGTCCTTGCGTCGCCCGGGTTCGCCGAGCGACCGGCCCCTTTCAGTCCCACCTCGAGGTGGACGACGTGCTCGCGGCTAGCAGCCGACAGGTAGGCTACCCACGATGCCGTCTCGTGCTGCCCACGCGACCACGGTCGCTCCTCACGTCGCTCCCTGATCACCCTCGCTCCGCTCGCGTGACCACAAGACACTAGACGCCCCCGGTGGACCTCTCGTCCATGCAGACCGAGCACGTCGTCCGCGTCGGCGACGCCCGCGACCTCGCGCTCCCCGACGACTCGGTCGACCTCGTCGTCACCTCCCCGCCGTACCCGATGATCGAGATGTGGGACGAGCAGTTCGCGGCGCTCGATCCCGCCATCGGAGAGGCGCTCGACGCGGGCGACGGGGACCGGGCGTTCGACCTGATGCACGACGTGCTCGACGACGCGTGGGCGGAACTGGCGCGGGTGCTCGCGCCGGGCGGCATC
The Halomarina pelagica DNA segment above includes these coding regions:
- a CDS encoding transcription initiation factor IIB, whose amino-acid sequence is MSDSNTRTRERQTEEEQSDEREGLDCPECGGNLISDTEHGETVCADCGLVVEEDSIDRGPEWRAFDSREKDKKSRVGAPTTNMMHDKGLSTNIDWRDKDAYGNSLGSRQRAKMQRLRKWNERFRTRDSKERNLKQALGEIDRMASALGLPENVRQMASVIYRRALDENLLPGRSIEGVATSAVYAAARQAGVPRSLDEIADVSRVEKSEIARTYRYVVRELGLEVKPADPESYVPRFASALGLSDEAENRARRLLRNAKEQGVHSGKSPVGLAAAAVYAAALLTNEKTTQAAVSEVADISEVTIRNRYHELLEAEQDIPV